From the Gordonia bronchialis DSM 43247 genome, one window contains:
- the tsf gene encoding translation elongation factor Ts, translating into MANYTAADVKRLRELTGAGMLDCKNALANNDGDFDKAVEELRIKGAKDVGKRAERSTAEGLVAAKDGALVEINSETDFVAKNAEFQALADQIVEAAAVAKTNDVDELKKAPLGSGTVDEAVAALSAKIGEKLELRRVAYFDGPVAVYLHKRASDLPPAVGVLVSYSGDGDAAAEAARGAAMQVAALKARYATREEVPADVVENERRIAEQTAKEEGKPEKALPKIVEGRVNGFYKDVVLLDQPSVQDSKKTVKALLDEAGATVDGFVRFEVGQA; encoded by the coding sequence ATGGCGAACTACACCGCAGCCGATGTGAAGCGACTTCGCGAACTCACCGGCGCTGGAATGCTGGACTGCAAGAACGCGCTGGCCAACAACGACGGCGACTTCGACAAGGCCGTCGAGGAACTGCGCATCAAGGGTGCCAAGGACGTCGGCAAGCGTGCCGAGCGGTCGACGGCCGAAGGTCTCGTGGCCGCCAAGGACGGCGCGCTCGTCGAGATCAACTCGGAGACCGACTTCGTCGCCAAGAACGCCGAGTTCCAGGCGCTCGCCGATCAGATCGTCGAGGCCGCCGCGGTGGCCAAGACCAACGATGTCGACGAGCTGAAGAAGGCTCCGCTCGGTTCCGGCACCGTCGATGAGGCGGTTGCCGCGCTGTCGGCCAAGATCGGCGAGAAGCTCGAACTGCGCCGGGTGGCGTACTTCGACGGCCCGGTCGCGGTCTACCTGCACAAGCGGGCGTCGGATCTGCCGCCCGCCGTGGGCGTGCTGGTGTCCTACTCGGGTGACGGCGATGCCGCAGCGGAGGCCGCTCGCGGCGCCGCGATGCAGGTCGCCGCGCTCAAGGCCCGTTACGCGACCCGCGAGGAGGTGCCGGCCGACGTCGTCGAGAACGAACGCCGCATCGCCGAGCAGACCGCCAAGGAAGAGGGCAAGCCGGAGAAGGCTCTCCCGAAGATCGTGGAAGGCCGCGTGAACGGCTTCTACAAGGACGTCGTCCTTCTCGACCAGCCGTCGGTCCAGGACTCCAAGAAGACCGTCAAGGCGCTGCTCGACGAGGCCGGAGCGACCGTCGACGGATTCGTCCGGTTCGAGGTCGGCCAGGCCTGA
- a CDS encoding MFS transporter — MSSVDTSSGAAAPVAIAGSAWTPFLGCLLGVFMQMLDTTIVNIALPGLTTELGASTAEQLFVLSVYTLAFACTLLIGASLGGRFGRRRLFLIAMIAFVVTSALCGLAQSPVELIGWRAAQGVSAALMSAQTLALVAGLFDRSRHGVVFGIYGAVAGLAAILGPLVGGLLISADLLGWGWRTIFFVNVPLGMIACILAGRRLPELRVTDPAAPDLIGAALSTAGLFLLLYPLAVGREQGWGWHLWAMMASSGVALSAFVLVEHRVAARGGTPMLRLDLFTSRRFTTGLVLSLLFFSVFAGFFFTVSVSTQFGLGFSPLHTGLLMLPFAVGAAVGSLLSPFLVTRVGPGPTLSAGHWAPRSVLPGSR; from the coding sequence ATGAGCAGCGTCGACACCTCGTCCGGAGCGGCCGCTCCGGTGGCGATCGCGGGATCGGCCTGGACGCCGTTTCTCGGCTGCCTGCTCGGGGTGTTCATGCAGATGCTCGACACCACCATCGTCAACATCGCGCTCCCCGGCCTCACCACCGAGTTGGGCGCCTCCACCGCTGAGCAGCTGTTCGTGCTCAGCGTGTACACGCTGGCCTTCGCGTGCACGCTTCTCATCGGGGCGAGCCTGGGTGGCAGGTTCGGGCGTCGTCGGTTGTTCCTGATCGCCATGATCGCCTTCGTGGTGACCTCGGCGCTGTGCGGCCTCGCGCAATCGCCGGTCGAGCTGATCGGATGGCGTGCCGCGCAGGGGGTGAGCGCCGCCCTGATGTCGGCGCAGACGCTCGCGCTCGTCGCCGGACTGTTCGATCGCTCCCGCCACGGCGTCGTCTTCGGAATCTACGGTGCGGTCGCCGGACTGGCCGCGATCCTCGGACCGCTCGTCGGAGGCTTGCTGATCAGCGCCGACCTGCTGGGCTGGGGATGGCGGACGATCTTCTTCGTCAACGTGCCGCTCGGGATGATCGCGTGCATCCTCGCCGGCCGGCGGCTGCCCGAGCTGCGGGTCACCGACCCGGCTGCCCCTGATCTGATCGGCGCCGCTCTCTCGACGGCAGGGTTGTTCCTGCTCCTGTACCCGCTGGCCGTCGGGCGCGAGCAGGGCTGGGGATGGCACCTCTGGGCGATGATGGCGTCGTCCGGGGTGGCGTTGTCGGCGTTCGTCCTTGTGGAACATCGCGTCGCGGCACGCGGCGGGACGCCGATGCTGCGATTGGATCTGTTCACCTCGCGCCGGTTCACCACCGGGCTGGTGCTGTCACTGCTGTTCTTCAGCGTGTTCGCGGGATTCTTCTTCACCGTGTCGGTCTCCACGCAATTCGGTCTGGGCTTCTCGCCATTGCACACCGGTCTGCTGATGCTCCCGTTCGCCGTCGGCGCGGCCGTCGGTTCGCTGCTCTCGCCGTTCCTCGTCACGCGTGTCGGTCCCGGTCCGACCCTGAGTGCCGGGCACTGGGCACCGCGCTCGGTTTTGCCTGGCTCGCGATGA
- a CDS encoding siderophore-interacting protein, translating into MAKRVNTMTVLRTERLSPHFVRVYLGGEGFDDFAPAIGKSGKPDTDMYVKIIFTPDGVEYPEPFDPQELRKTLPPEQQPILRTYTVRSVDSERRELAIDFVVHGDEGIAGPWAASVQPGETVRFLGPGSGYQPSADAPWHLLACDESGLPAVAAALEALPSEAVAKVFIEVAGPDDEIPLTAPAGAEVVWVHRGGAAGEVGDEVAGDNAPLVAAVRAAEWLDGEPHVFIHGEAQAVMHNLRAYVRKERGVGAANASISGYWRRGRTEEGFRQWKAQLRETEEGGGPVKKLAGVFRR; encoded by the coding sequence ATGGCCAAGCGCGTGAACACGATGACGGTGCTGCGCACCGAGCGGCTCAGCCCGCACTTTGTCCGGGTCTACCTCGGCGGCGAGGGTTTTGACGACTTCGCCCCGGCGATCGGGAAGTCCGGGAAACCGGATACCGACATGTACGTGAAGATCATCTTCACCCCGGACGGGGTCGAGTACCCCGAGCCGTTCGACCCGCAGGAACTTCGCAAGACACTGCCGCCCGAGCAGCAACCCATTCTCCGGACGTACACGGTCCGGTCGGTGGATTCCGAGCGCAGGGAACTCGCGATCGATTTCGTCGTGCACGGTGACGAGGGCATCGCCGGGCCGTGGGCCGCGTCGGTGCAGCCGGGCGAAACCGTGCGGTTCCTCGGGCCGGGTAGTGGGTACCAACCATCGGCCGACGCGCCCTGGCATCTGCTGGCCTGCGATGAGTCCGGCCTGCCCGCGGTGGCCGCGGCACTCGAGGCGCTGCCGTCGGAAGCGGTGGCCAAGGTGTTCATCGAGGTCGCCGGTCCCGATGATGAGATCCCGCTGACGGCTCCCGCGGGTGCCGAGGTCGTGTGGGTGCATCGCGGCGGTGCCGCGGGAGAGGTCGGCGACGAGGTGGCCGGGGATAACGCGCCGCTGGTGGCCGCGGTCCGCGCAGCCGAATGGCTCGACGGTGAGCCGCATGTCTTCATCCACGGTGAGGCGCAGGCCGTGATGCACAACCTGCGCGCCTATGTCCGCAAGGAACGCGGCGTCGGCGCCGCCAACGCGTCGATCTCGGGCTATTGGCGACGCGGACGGACCGAGGAGGGCTTCCGGCAGTGGAAGGCACAGCTGCGCGAGACCGAAGAAGGGGGCGGCCCGGTCAAGAAGCTCGCCGGCGTCTTCCGTCGCTGA
- a CDS encoding M23 family metallopeptidase produces the protein MMTPLGPITTLRSSGVHPRWLRRWLQSTVVELLITVALLWAVPAVVMAPVAMATAERYSVPLAPRPTVVRAFENPERRWQPGHRGVDLAGGPGVAVLAAGSGTVRFAGDVAGRTVVSIQHADGVITTYEPVRPTVADGDHVRRGQRIGTLVTGHPGCPVATCLHWGARVGAGRSARYLDPLGLIGAVRVRLKPIDEPA, from the coding sequence ATGATGACCCCGCTCGGACCGATCACGACGTTGCGCTCGTCCGGTGTGCACCCCCGGTGGCTACGCCGATGGTTGCAGAGCACCGTCGTCGAGCTCCTGATCACCGTCGCGCTGCTGTGGGCGGTTCCGGCCGTGGTCATGGCCCCGGTCGCGATGGCCACGGCCGAGCGCTATTCGGTTCCGCTCGCCCCGCGGCCCACCGTGGTGCGCGCCTTCGAGAATCCGGAACGCCGCTGGCAGCCGGGTCACCGCGGGGTCGACCTCGCCGGCGGTCCGGGTGTCGCCGTCCTGGCCGCGGGCAGCGGTACCGTGCGCTTCGCCGGTGACGTCGCGGGGCGCACGGTCGTGTCGATTCAGCATGCCGACGGGGTGATCACCACCTACGAGCCGGTTCGTCCGACGGTCGCCGATGGCGACCACGTGCGCCGGGGCCAGCGGATCGGCACCCTGGTGACCGGCCATCCCGGGTGTCCGGTGGCGACCTGCCTGCACTGGGGCGCACGTGTGGGCGCCGGTCGCTCGGCGCGCTATCTGGACCCGCTCGGGCTGATCGGCGCGGTCCGGGTACGGCTCAAACCGATCGATGAACCGGCCTGA
- a CDS encoding tyrosine recombinase XerC: MTGGAGSVVGVLDEFADHLRLEMGRSPHTVRAYVGDVRGLIAFAGARGVATADIDLTLLRAWLAEHTRRGAARTTIARQVSSVKTFCAWAVREGLMSDDPSHRLRAPKAHRTLPAVLAPAQVPDVIAAAAAERPQGDPIALRDTVIVEVLYAGGIRVGELCGLDVDDVDRDRRVLRVIGKGDKERTVPYGAPAAVALDAWLRHGRPALATERSGAALLLGARGGRLDQRMARTVVTRAVEQAGGPAMGPHGLRHSAATHLLEGGADLRVVQELLGHSSLATTQIYTHVSVERLRAVHNQAHPRA, encoded by the coding sequence ATGACCGGTGGCGCGGGCAGCGTCGTCGGCGTGCTGGATGAGTTCGCCGACCATCTGCGGCTGGAGATGGGCCGCAGCCCGCACACCGTGCGTGCCTACGTCGGTGACGTGCGTGGGCTGATCGCCTTCGCCGGGGCCCGCGGTGTCGCGACCGCCGACATCGACCTGACGTTGCTGCGGGCCTGGCTGGCCGAACACACCCGCCGTGGCGCCGCGCGCACGACGATCGCCCGGCAGGTCTCGTCGGTGAAGACGTTCTGCGCGTGGGCGGTTCGCGAAGGGCTGATGTCCGATGACCCGTCGCACCGGTTGCGCGCGCCGAAAGCCCACCGCACGTTGCCCGCCGTGCTCGCGCCCGCTCAGGTACCCGACGTGATCGCCGCGGCAGCTGCGGAGCGTCCGCAAGGTGATCCGATCGCCCTGCGCGACACCGTGATCGTCGAGGTGCTCTACGCCGGCGGGATTCGGGTCGGTGAGCTGTGCGGACTCGACGTCGACGACGTCGATCGCGATCGCCGCGTGCTACGGGTGATCGGTAAAGGCGACAAGGAACGCACCGTGCCCTACGGGGCGCCTGCCGCAGTGGCCCTCGATGCCTGGCTGCGACACGGTCGCCCGGCGCTGGCCACTGAACGGTCCGGTGCCGCGCTGTTGCTCGGCGCACGCGGCGGACGCCTCGATCAACGGATGGCCCGCACCGTCGTCACCCGGGCGGTCGAGCAGGCCGGCGGCCCGGCGATGGGTCCGCACGGGTTGCGGCACAGCGCCGCGACCCACCTGCTCGAAGGTGGGGCGGACCTGCGCGTCGTGCAGGAACTTCTCGGGCACAGCTCACTTGCGACCACCCAGATCTACACGCATGTCAGCGTGGAACGGCTACGGGCGGTACACAATCAGGCTCACCCGCGGGCGTGA
- the pyrH gene encoding UMP kinase yields the protein MSEIPEPQPSKRPGYSRVLLKLGGEMFGGGGVGLDPDVVATVADQIGEVVATGVQIAVVIGGGNFFRGAELQQRGLDRARSDYMGMLGTVMNCLALQDFLEKRGVTTRVQTAITMGQVAEPYLPLRAQRHLEKGRVVIFGAGMGMPYFSTDTTAAQRALEIKAEVVLMAKAVDGVYSADPRIDPDATLYTEISHREALDKELKVADATAFSLCMDNKMPMLVFNLLEQGNIARAVAGDRIGTLVRT from the coding sequence ATGAGCGAGATCCCCGAGCCGCAGCCGTCGAAACGCCCCGGCTACAGCCGAGTGCTTCTCAAGCTGGGCGGCGAGATGTTCGGTGGCGGGGGGGTCGGTCTGGACCCCGATGTGGTCGCCACCGTCGCTGATCAGATCGGTGAGGTTGTCGCGACCGGCGTGCAGATTGCCGTCGTCATCGGCGGCGGGAACTTCTTCCGGGGCGCCGAACTGCAGCAACGCGGCCTCGACCGGGCCCGCTCGGATTACATGGGCATGCTCGGGACCGTGATGAACTGCCTGGCCCTGCAGGACTTCCTGGAGAAGCGGGGCGTGACCACGCGTGTGCAGACCGCCATCACGATGGGTCAGGTGGCCGAGCCGTACCTGCCCCTGCGGGCGCAGCGGCATCTGGAGAAGGGGCGCGTGGTGATCTTCGGCGCCGGAATGGGTATGCCGTACTTCTCCACCGACACCACCGCGGCCCAACGGGCACTTGAGATCAAGGCGGAGGTGGTGCTGATGGCCAAGGCGGTCGACGGCGTGTACAGCGCCGACCCCCGGATCGACCCGGACGCGACGCTCTACACCGAGATCTCCCACCGCGAAGCGTTGGACAAGGAACTCAAGGTGGCCGACGCGACCGCCTTCAGTCTGTGTATGGACAACAAGATGCCGATGCTGGTGTTCAATCTCTTGGAGCAGGGAAACATCGCCCGCGCGGTCGCGGGCGATCGGATCGGGACCCTGGTGCGCACCTGA
- a CDS encoding MFS transporter, whose translation MTLDPQTATMSFPMVIAPSVLGGIGTGLFVAPLQAAILSGTSEPNMGSASGCVPTVQQIGASIGLAVVTLFFFTQVSAQAAPAVSTTTAELAVSLNNSSVDPMFRGAVGARFADCATAQLTSAHPDRPAPGCGGPGRRQLEYR comes from the coding sequence ATGACACTGGACCCGCAGACCGCGACCATGTCGTTCCCGATGGTGATCGCCCCCTCCGTACTCGGCGGAATCGGCACCGGCCTGTTCGTCGCCCCGCTGCAAGCGGCGATTCTGTCGGGTACCTCCGAGCCGAACATGGGCTCCGCCTCGGGGTGTGTGCCCACGGTGCAGCAGATCGGCGCATCCATCGGCCTCGCCGTGGTGACGCTGTTCTTCTTCACCCAGGTGTCCGCCCAGGCGGCTCCCGCGGTATCGACCACGACCGCCGAACTCGCTGTGTCCCTGAACAATTCGTCAGTCGATCCGATGTTCCGCGGTGCCGTCGGCGCGCGGTTCGCCGACTGCGCGACCGCGCAGCTCACCTCGGCCCATCCCGACCGGCCGGCCCCGGGATGCGGTGGCCCCGGACGCCGGCAACTCGAATACCGGTGA
- a CDS encoding YifB family Mg chelatase-like AAA ATPase, with protein sequence MIGCTHSVGLNAFVARVVDVQASTGSGLPIFVFSGNPDSSAREGRDRVRPAIANSGLKFPDARVTVALSPAEMPKIGPGFDLAIAVALLAATDQVSTQLLDSTVFLGELALDGGLRPIRGVLPAVIAARQRGFRRVVVPLECVAEAALVEGMDVGGARNLAEVVQWAEGRLTLDTVHDATPVDPPSVPDMADVVGQHEARHALEIAAAGAHHVMMTGSPGIGKTMLAKRLPGILPPLGLEDSLEVTAIHSLVGALSPGRPLVTDPPFIAPHHSSTVTALLGGGTGFAQPGAVSKAHRGVLFLDECAEMGAKVLDSLREPLEEGEVRVPRRDGVAVYPARFQLILAANPCPCAPAHDVDCVCSSVVRRRYLGKLSGPLMDRVDIRVRMEPPGNAALMSGQGESSAQVRARVTAAREAARARWGDHGWRTNAEVPGSALRQRFRLPGSVVKPIELFLRDGRVTARGADRALRLAWTLCDLRGGDQPTEDDVAQALLFRDRGSSW encoded by the coding sequence GTGATCGGGTGTACCCATTCCGTGGGGCTCAACGCCTTCGTGGCGCGGGTGGTCGACGTGCAGGCGAGTACCGGGTCGGGGCTGCCGATCTTCGTCTTCAGCGGTAACCCGGATTCCTCGGCGCGGGAGGGCAGAGATCGGGTGCGGCCGGCAATTGCCAACTCGGGCCTCAAGTTTCCCGATGCACGGGTGACGGTTGCGTTGTCGCCGGCGGAGATGCCCAAGATCGGGCCGGGTTTTGATCTCGCGATCGCGGTGGCACTGCTGGCCGCGACCGATCAGGTCTCCACGCAGCTGCTCGACTCGACGGTGTTCCTGGGTGAGTTGGCCCTCGACGGTGGTCTTCGACCGATTCGTGGCGTGCTCCCGGCGGTGATCGCCGCTCGGCAACGGGGTTTTCGTCGGGTGGTGGTTCCCCTGGAATGTGTCGCCGAGGCGGCACTCGTGGAGGGGATGGACGTAGGTGGGGCGCGCAATCTGGCCGAAGTGGTGCAGTGGGCGGAGGGCCGTCTGACTCTGGACACCGTGCACGACGCGACGCCGGTCGACCCGCCGTCGGTCCCCGACATGGCCGACGTCGTCGGTCAGCACGAGGCCCGGCATGCGCTCGAGATCGCCGCGGCCGGAGCTCATCACGTGATGATGACGGGATCCCCGGGGATCGGAAAGACGATGCTGGCCAAACGATTACCCGGAATTCTCCCGCCGCTGGGGTTGGAGGACTCGCTGGAGGTGACCGCGATCCACTCGCTGGTGGGGGCGTTGTCGCCGGGCCGTCCGCTGGTGACCGACCCGCCGTTCATCGCGCCGCATCACAGCTCGACGGTCACTGCGTTACTCGGCGGCGGTACCGGTTTCGCGCAACCCGGTGCGGTGTCGAAGGCGCATCGGGGAGTGCTGTTCCTGGACGAATGCGCGGAGATGGGGGCCAAGGTGCTCGATTCGTTGCGCGAACCGCTCGAGGAAGGCGAGGTGCGGGTGCCGCGCCGGGACGGCGTGGCGGTGTATCCGGCGCGCTTTCAACTGATCCTGGCCGCCAATCCGTGCCCGTGTGCCCCGGCCCACGACGTCGACTGTGTTTGTTCGTCGGTCGTCCGTCGCCGTTATCTGGGCAAGCTGTCGGGTCCGTTGATGGATCGCGTCGACATTCGGGTCCGGATGGAACCACCGGGCAACGCGGCCCTGATGAGTGGGCAGGGTGAGTCCAGTGCGCAGGTACGGGCCCGGGTGACCGCGGCCCGCGAGGCCGCCCGGGCGCGGTGGGGTGATCATGGCTGGCGCACCAATGCCGAGGTGCCGGGATCGGCTCTGCGTCAACGGTTTCGGCTACCGGGATCGGTTGTCAAGCCGATCGAGTTGTTCCTGCGCGACGGACGGGTGACCGCACGCGGCGCGGATCGTGCGCTGCGGCTGGCCTGGACGCTGTGCGACCTGCGCGGTGGTGATCAGCCCACCGAAGACGATGTGGCCCAGGCACTTCTGTTCCGGGATCGGGGGTCGAGCTGGTGA
- a CDS encoding glucosyl-3-phosphoglycerate synthase → MTIAAMSGSATWLESNTWDHPAWTVDELCALKRGRRVSVVLPALDEEETVGSVVSSIMGHVGSLVDEIVVVDSGSRDATITRARAAGARVVTRESALPKVAVRPGKGEVLWRSLAVTSGDVVAFVDSDLIDPDPMYVPRLIGPLLRDRALQLVKGYYQRPLTGSHGEDALGGGRVTELLVRPLVAALRPELGGVIQPLAGEYAGTRELLTSIPFAPGYGVEIGLLIDTVNRSGIDAVGQVDLGVRRHRNRPIHELGVMSRQIVATLLDRLGIGDSGEPLTQFRLHEQGMTLQRTYPVLDDRPPIRQIVTDLVASSR, encoded by the coding sequence ATGACCATCGCCGCGATGTCGGGATCTGCGACCTGGCTCGAATCCAACACGTGGGATCACCCGGCGTGGACGGTGGACGAGTTGTGCGCACTCAAGCGCGGCCGGCGGGTGTCGGTGGTCCTGCCGGCGCTCGACGAGGAGGAGACCGTCGGGTCGGTGGTGTCGAGCATCATGGGCCACGTCGGCTCGCTGGTCGACGAGATCGTGGTGGTGGACTCGGGTTCACGGGATGCGACGATCACGCGAGCACGGGCCGCCGGTGCGCGTGTCGTGACCCGGGAGTCGGCCCTGCCGAAGGTGGCCGTCCGGCCGGGAAAGGGCGAGGTGCTGTGGCGGTCACTCGCCGTCACCTCGGGTGACGTCGTCGCCTTCGTCGACAGCGATCTGATCGACCCCGACCCGATGTACGTTCCCCGTCTGATCGGTCCGCTGCTGCGGGATCGGGCGCTGCAGTTGGTGAAGGGCTACTACCAGCGGCCGCTGACCGGCTCCCACGGCGAGGACGCGCTGGGCGGCGGTCGCGTCACCGAGCTTCTCGTCCGGCCCCTCGTGGCGGCGCTGCGACCCGAACTCGGTGGGGTCATCCAGCCGCTGGCGGGTGAGTACGCCGGCACCCGCGAACTGCTGACCTCGATTCCGTTCGCACCGGGGTACGGGGTCGAGATCGGATTGCTCATCGACACGGTGAACAGAAGCGGGATCGATGCGGTCGGTCAGGTGGATCTCGGTGTGCGCCGCCACCGCAACCGGCCGATCCACGAACTCGGCGTGATGTCCCGGCAGATCGTCGCGACATTGCTGGACCGGCTGGGGATCGGCGATTCGGGTGAACCGCTGACACAGTTCCGGCTGCACGAGCAGGGCATGACACTGCAGCGCACCTACCCGGTTCTCGACGACCGTCCGCCGATCCGGCAGATCGTCACCGATCTGGTGGCCTCTTCGCGCTGA
- the rpsB gene encoding 30S ribosomal protein S2: MAVVTMKQLLDSGAHFGHQTRRWNPKMKRFIFTDRNGIYIIDLQQTLTYIDKAYEFVKETVAHGGTILFVGTKKQAQESIAGEATRVGMPYVNQRWLGGMLTNFSTVHKRLQRLKELETMEQTGGFEGRTKKEILMLTREKNKLERTLGGIRDMAKVPSAVWVVDTNKEHIAVGEARKLGIPVIAILDTNCDPDLVDYPIPGNDDAIRSAALLTRVVASAVAEGVQARAGQASDDSKPEAGGGEPLAEWEQELLTQAAAPAGDAGTESTPAQ; this comes from the coding sequence ATGGCTGTTGTGACCATGAAGCAGCTGCTCGACAGCGGCGCACACTTCGGGCATCAGACCCGCCGTTGGAACCCGAAGATGAAGCGATTCATCTTCACCGACCGCAACGGCATCTACATCATCGACCTGCAGCAGACGCTGACCTACATCGACAAGGCGTACGAATTCGTCAAGGAGACCGTCGCCCACGGCGGCACCATCCTGTTCGTCGGCACCAAGAAGCAGGCCCAGGAATCCATCGCCGGTGAGGCCACCCGCGTCGGCATGCCGTATGTCAATCAGCGTTGGCTCGGCGGCATGCTCACCAACTTCTCCACCGTCCACAAGCGTCTGCAGCGTCTCAAGGAACTCGAGACCATGGAGCAGACCGGTGGCTTCGAGGGTCGCACCAAGAAGGAAATCCTGATGCTGACCCGCGAGAAGAACAAGCTCGAGCGGACCCTCGGCGGTATCCGCGACATGGCCAAGGTGCCGTCCGCGGTGTGGGTCGTCGACACCAACAAAGAGCACATCGCCGTCGGCGAGGCCCGCAAGCTGGGCATCCCGGTCATCGCGATCCTCGACACCAACTGCGATCCCGACCTCGTCGACTACCCGATCCCGGGCAACGACGACGCGATCCGCAGCGCCGCCCTGCTCACCCGCGTGGTGGCCTCGGCGGTCGCCGAAGGTGTGCAGGCCCGCGCCGGCCAGGCGTCCGACGACTCCAAGCCGGAGGCCGGGGGCGGCGAGCCGCTCGCCGAGTGGGAGCAGGAGTTGCTGACCCAGGCCGCGGCGCCCGCGGGCGACGCCGGCACGGAGTCGACCCCCGCTCAGTAG
- the dprA gene encoding DNA-processing protein DprA, whose translation MVSDDAARRAWAYLARVAEPPAAPVIDMIAALGVSEAAAAVRRRKVPDEHREVLAITASRADTDQAQADLDTAERIGARLVTPADDEWPAWSLMALGQADTAARGGVPLALWVRGPARLDDIAAACVALVGSRAASSYGEHVTATVASGLCDNGFAVLSGGAFGIDGAAHRAALGSGGTTAAVMACGIDRDYPAAHAQLLREIARVGAVISEYPPGTTAAKHRFLTRNRLVAALGGATVVVEAGRRSGAANTAAWARKLGRPLGAVPGPVTSVTSVGCHQMIADQLATLVVDAAAVIRLVRPDGEGVMTGGRARATDALSAEQKRVHDALPARGAVTIGEIAFSAGLELPAVRTALARLEVTGLIDGDGARWWLV comes from the coding sequence CTGGTGAGTGACGACGCGGCACGCCGGGCGTGGGCGTACTTGGCGCGGGTGGCCGAACCGCCGGCGGCTCCGGTGATCGACATGATCGCGGCGCTCGGAGTGAGCGAGGCGGCCGCCGCCGTCCGGCGGCGCAAGGTGCCCGACGAGCATCGCGAGGTGCTCGCGATCACGGCGTCGCGTGCGGACACCGATCAGGCACAAGCGGATCTCGACACCGCCGAACGCATCGGTGCGCGATTGGTGACGCCGGCCGACGACGAGTGGCCGGCCTGGTCGCTGATGGCCCTCGGACAGGCCGACACCGCGGCCAGAGGTGGTGTGCCGCTGGCGCTCTGGGTGCGCGGCCCGGCGCGCTTGGACGACATCGCCGCGGCCTGTGTGGCCCTGGTGGGATCCCGCGCGGCGTCCTCCTATGGCGAACATGTGACCGCCACGGTGGCATCGGGTTTGTGCGACAACGGTTTCGCGGTCCTGTCCGGGGGCGCCTTCGGGATCGACGGGGCGGCGCATCGAGCGGCTCTCGGATCGGGCGGGACCACCGCGGCGGTGATGGCGTGCGGTATCGACCGCGATTATCCCGCCGCCCACGCCCAGCTGTTGCGCGAGATCGCCCGTGTGGGCGCGGTGATCAGTGAGTATCCGCCCGGTACGACGGCCGCCAAACACCGTTTCCTGACCCGCAACCGGTTGGTCGCCGCGCTCGGTGGTGCGACGGTTGTCGTCGAGGCGGGCCGACGGTCGGGAGCGGCCAACACCGCGGCCTGGGCGCGCAAACTGGGTCGCCCGCTGGGGGCGGTGCCGGGGCCGGTCACGTCGGTGACCTCGGTCGGCTGCCATCAGATGATCGCCGATCAGCTGGCCACGCTGGTCGTCGATGCGGCTGCGGTGATCCGTCTGGTCCGCCCGGATGGTGAGGGGGTGATGACCGGGGGACGGGCGCGAGCCACCGATGCACTCAGCGCCGAGCAGAAGCGGGTCCACGATGCCCTACCCGCCCGCGGCGCCGTGACGATCGGGGAGATCGCTTTCTCAGCCGGGCTCGAATTGCCCGCTGTGCGAACAGCATTGGCCCGCCTCGAAGTCACCGGTCTGATCGACGGGGACGGAGCGAGGTGGTGGCTGGTCTAG
- a CDS encoding TetR/AcrR family transcriptional regulator, translating into MTRSRPATRLGVQDWLDAGLRLLVEEGVDALKVARLSSVLGVTKGSFYWHFADIAAMKSALAQQCAGAHEAFVARLDGLTTLPPGDRLDAMRTMLADPHRWRVESALRRWADVDPILAGSVALLDQRILDVSADALRDIGFSAADAQARASVLLYTGIGCLQAHDRVGAGAIDECIQLVIDLVTRLEVDPI; encoded by the coding sequence GTGACGCGATCTCGTCCGGCAACCCGTCTCGGCGTCCAGGACTGGCTCGACGCCGGACTGCGTCTGTTGGTCGAGGAGGGGGTCGACGCCCTCAAGGTGGCTCGTCTCAGCTCGGTCCTCGGCGTGACCAAAGGCAGCTTCTACTGGCATTTCGCCGACATCGCCGCAATGAAGTCGGCACTCGCGCAGCAGTGCGCCGGCGCTCACGAAGCGTTCGTCGCACGGCTCGACGGGCTCACGACTCTTCCGCCCGGGGATCGACTCGACGCGATGCGCACGATGCTCGCCGACCCGCATCGATGGCGAGTCGAGTCCGCCCTGCGTCGATGGGCCGATGTTGACCCGATTCTCGCCGGCTCGGTCGCACTGCTGGATCAGCGAATCCTCGACGTCAGTGCAGACGCATTGCGCGACATCGGGTTCTCGGCCGCCGACGCCCAAGCGCGGGCCTCCGTGCTGCTCTACACCGGCATCGGCTGCCTGCAGGCCCACGACCGCGTCGGGGCAGGGGCCATCGACGAATGCATACAGTTGGTCATCGACCTCGTCACGCGACTCGAGGTGGACCCGATCTAG